The following are from one region of the Cupriavidus sp. D39 genome:
- a CDS encoding transposase yields MHSEEFKGRPAAAACEPGISVSHLAREHGISANMAFTWRRRYRAQPAAGNCPVSTPNALAAIQPD; encoded by the coding sequence ATCCATAGTGAGGAATTCAAGGGACGGCCGGCAGCCGCTGCGTGTGAGCCTGGGATCTCGGTATCGCATCTGGCGCGCGAGCACGGCATCAGCGCGAACATGGCGTTCACGTGGCGCCGGCGCTATCGAGCGCAACCAGCGGCAGGAAACTGTCCCGTCAGCACCCCGAATGCATTGGCCGCCATACAACCCGACTAG
- a CDS encoding helix-turn-helix transcriptional regulator: protein MGGVRPSGPTRRILALCAGRMRQPPTQATPDHITYQARLPTRSCAVYEALHEFALTQTQRQVLACLIRNGVKQQDPADWIFMKKVTIAQRLRLSEATVYRCLAALEDVGLIEREEQRQTGYTLKVLGRIRLSGQAIRNLGLASAHPSREMGTIGRTPDVLDRVPGHGLPNLAPVRDVNLPLNNLLRRNSRRGQARSFVCRAKPCLRS, encoded by the coding sequence ATGGGCGGCGTTCGCCCGTCGGGACCGACGCGACGCATCCTAGCGCTCTGCGCAGGGCGCATGCGGCAGCCCCCAACACAAGCGACTCCAGACCACATTACCTACCAAGCAAGATTGCCAACGCGCTCGTGCGCTGTTTACGAGGCGTTGCATGAGTTTGCGCTGACGCAGACGCAGCGTCAGGTTCTCGCCTGCCTGATTCGTAACGGCGTCAAACAGCAAGATCCAGCGGACTGGATCTTCATGAAGAAGGTGACGATCGCACAACGGCTTCGGCTTAGCGAGGCGACTGTCTATCGTTGCCTCGCGGCCCTCGAGGACGTCGGGCTGATCGAGCGGGAGGAGCAAAGGCAGACCGGATACACGCTGAAGGTCCTTGGTCGAATCCGGCTTTCTGGACAAGCCATTCGGAATCTTGGCCTTGCGTCAGCTCACCCATCCCGCGAGATGGGTACCATAGGAAGGACCCCGGACGTATTGGACCGGGTACCCGGCCACGGCCTACCCAATCTCGCACCGGTGAGAGACGTTAACTTACCCCTCAACAATCTTCTTCGAAGAAACAGTCGCCGGGGGCAAGCCCGTTCATTCGTGTGCAGGGCAAAGCCGTGCCTTCGGAGCTAG